The nucleotide sequence GAAAGTCAGTGATAGAAATAAAATAAAGTCAGTTATAAAAGAATAAAGAAAGAGAAAAGAACCGGTAGCAAACAATGATATTTTCATCTGACGCATTGTACCGATATTATCGCTTAGCTTTCCTGAAAATGGAGCCGAGATAAAAGCGCCAACGCCATAAACAGCAAGCACCAATCCCGCATCGGCTTTAGAAACTTTAAGAACCTGGTTTGCATAAAGAGCAATGAACGGCAAAACCATAGTGCCTGATCTGTTGATCAGAGTCGCTGCAGCAAGCATCCAGATATTTTTAGGAATATTTTTTAATCCCGCGTATGGGTTTTTCAAGAAGACCCGTTTGCTCGTGAAAGAATTTTTAACTTTTGACCCCGTGATTAACAATTATAAATGTCATCTCCCTGAAGACAGAAATTTAATTTTGAATTATACAGATTTCCGTTTTTGTGGGAATGGCAACACTGCAAAAATAAGTATGACACTAAACATCTCCATTAAAAAAAGTTAGTTATTCTATCCTGGCTTCAAGCAAAGGTTCTCACAATTTCCTATTTTACTTCCTGAAAAATTATCTACTATTATTTTTTAATTTATGAGTGAATCCGGTAACAAAGCTTGGGTCGTTTCTGCAGATATGGGCTACGGACATCAGCGGGCAGTTTATCCCTTAAGAGATATTGCTGAACATGGAATTATTACAGTTGGTTCTTCCGAAGCTGTTTCAAAAGCTGAGCAGAAACTCTGGAAAAGACTTTTGAATGCTTACGAATTTTTTTCGAGAGCAAAGAGTATTCCTTTGGTGGGTCCTCCGCTATTTTCTATGCTCGATTCGCTGATGAGAATTCCATCATTTTATCCGCTGAGAAATTTATCGAGCAGCACTTTTCAGGTTAACCTTCTGGAATCATTAATTAAAAAGGGTCTCTGTAAAGGAATGATTGATAAAACTTCAACCAGGAATCTTCCATTGATCACTTCGTTTTATGCATCCGCAGTAGCCGCTGATAAAAAAGGATTCAACAAGATATTCTGTATAATTTGTGACGCGGATATAAATCGTGTCTGGGTTGCGAAAGATCCCTGGGAAAGCAGAATAGAATACTTTGCGCCCTGTGGAAAATCAGCACAAAGATTAAAAGCCTACGGTGTTCCGGAAGAAAGAATTCACCTGACAGGATTTCCTTTGCCAACAGAATTACTTGGTGATGAAAATCTTTCTGTTTTGAAAAAAGATCTTGCACAAAGATTGTTTTATCTTGATCCGAAAGGAAAATTCAGGACAAGACACGGAATGAATGTAGAATATTTTCTTGGAAAAGAAAATTGTGTTTTTAAGAATGAACGAAAACTTACTATTACTTATGCTGTCGGTGGTGCAGGTGCGCAAAAGGAAATTGGAGGAAAGATGGCAGTAAGTCTTAAAGAAAAAATAAAAGCTGGCGAAGTAAATTTGAACCTGGTTGCAGGAATCAGAAAAGAAGTTTTCAATTACTTCAATGATATTAAAAATAAAATAGATCCTGAAAGCAATCGCATAAAAGTAATTTACTCTGATTCTTTACACGATTATTTTGATTTGTTTAACGAAGCATTGCACACAACTGATATATTATGGACAAAACCAAGCGAATTGTCTTTTTATTGTGCTCTTGGTATTCCAATTATTATGAGTCCAATCATCGGGTCGCAGGAAAAATTCAATAGAAAATGGTTGAGAGAAATTCAGGCAGCGTTCAATCAGGAAACTTCCGAATATACTGACCAATGGTTGTTCGATCTGCTCAACAGGGGAACTCTTGCTGAATCAGCGTGGGACGGATTTTTAAAAGCACGGAAACTTGGCACATTTAAAATCAAACAAGTTCTTGAAAAAGGATTTCTCGATAAAGAAACTCACCCGGTATTGAGGTAATTAAATTGAATAAAAAACAAAAATATTTATTTGTATATCTTAAAACCGGCGGAGGTCATCTGGCTCCTGCACGTGCGATATTCAATTTTATGAATAAATATTATTCAGACACTGCCGAACCAAAATTAATTTATGGCTTTGAAAAAACTCCGAGATGGGTTCAATACATAATTGAAGATGGTTACCGGATGCTGCAGTACACGGGCAAGTGGTTTTTCGAATTTCTTTATGCATTTAATAAAATTCCTTTGATAGCGAGAATAAGTTGTAATTTGCTTGCCCCGTTCATGATTAAATATCTTGAAGAAACGATAGACAATGAAAAGCCTGATAAAATTGTCATCTTCCATTTCTTTCTTAACATCCCGATTTATCGAATTCTCAGGAAGAAAAACCTTTCCATAAAAGTTGAAACAGTAATCACTGATCCGTTTACTCCACATCCAATGTGGTTCCTCAGAAAGAAACAGAATTTTATCGTATTCAGTGATGATTTAAAAGAAAAAGTTCTGAGCAAAAAACGAGGATATAATGTACAGATGTTTCCCTTTGTAATTGATGAAAAATTCTCAAAGCTTGTTTCGGAAGATCAGGTTATTATATTAAAAAAGAAATTTGAATACGATCCGCGGAAAAAAATGCTTTTGATTCTTGGAGGTGGTGATGGTATTCCAAAAGGAGAAAAAATTCTTGAAGAGATTCTTGCTTCAAAACCTGATTACGAAATAGGGATTGTCTGCGGTAAAAATGAAGCATTGAAAAAAGGTTCTGAAAAATTGAAAGAAAAATATCAGGCAGCACATTTAAGAATTTACGGCTATGTTGATTTCATTTATGAACTGATTAGTGTTTCAGACGTGGTGTTGACGAAATGCGGTGCATCGACAATCATGGAGATTTTAAATCTAAAAAAAATTCCCGTTGTTAATGATTACATCTGGGAACAGGAACAAGGAAATGTTGATTACCTTGTTGAAAAAAAACTTGGAATCTATGAGCCAAAAATTAATAATCTGCCTGGCATAATAAAAAAGTTGTTAACTGATAATGAGTTTTATTCGTTTTACAGGAAGAACATTGAGACCGAAAAAATAGAAAACGGTTTGCCAATAGTCGCTCAGTTCATCCTTGATGGAACGACTCTGTAATTTGTATTTAAAATTACAATCAGAGTTTACTCGTTAAAAACCTCCACCGGTCTTAATAATTTTTGTAGTATAATTAACCGCTTCGTTTCGAATGACGAGAATATAAATTCCTGCAGTCAATTCCGAAAAATTTATTGATGCATTTGATGCGTTTTTTGTTATGCTGAGATTAAGTTTCTCTCCAAGAATTGAATAAACTGAAAGCTCCGTCTGATCAAGATCAATATAACTTCCACTAATACTTAAAATATTATTAACCGGATTTGGATAAGCTTTAACTTCTACGAATGAAGAATTCTGTTCTTCATCAACACTTACAACAGTAATGTTTTTGAAATAATATGTGTCACCATTTCCAGATCCAACAAACAAATCTTCTTTCTCATCGTTATCAATATCAACAAAAGTTGGTGTTGCGTTCGAAACAACATTAGATAATTCAAATGGATTTGTCAGCGAAACTCCAAAAGATGGAGTAGTCTTTGTTCCGGTATTTCGGAAGAAGATAATGTCACCACTTTCATTACCAATAAAAATATCATAGTCACCATCTTTATCAATATCACAAAAAGCAGGTTTGGATCTTGAACCCACATCATTCAATCCGAAAGGATTGTTAACAGAATTAGCCCATGAAGGAATAAACCTTGTTCCGATATTTCTGAAGAATAAAATATTTCCATCAAGCTGACCTGTGAACAAATCAAAGTCACCGTCATCATCAATATCTACTAAAACAGGAGCCACATTGCTGCCCAATCCTGAAATTCCAGCCGGATTATCGGAGATGTATGTAAAGTTTGGGTTTGAGGAACTTGAATTTCTTAAAAATACTATCCTGAAACCTGCTTCACCCATATAAAGATCGTAGTCACCGTCATCATCAATGTCTGCAAAGGCTGGTTTTGCACTATTCCCGACATCGAAAATTCCGAAGGCATTCCAGTACCAGATTGCAAATGCAGGTGAACTGATTGTTCCGTTATTCTTATAGTAAGCAGTGAAACCGTTGCCAAGTCCGGCAAAGCAATCGTAATCTCCATCGTCATCTATATCTACAAATGAAGGACTATTTAAAGCATTGGCGTTATCAAGATTGTAGGGATTTATAACAGGAGAGGAAAAGCTTTGTGAGAAAGCAACTCCTGAATATAGGATTAAGATCAGCATTGTTAAACGATTCATTATTGCACCTTTAAAGTAAAATATTCTTTATAAGTTTGTATTGGTTAAAGAACAAGCACCAAATAACTAAGGAATCAATTTTTATACCCAATAAACATAACTATCAAAGGCATAATAATAAATGAAAATGCAAAAATTTTCCGTTACAATGGTTTTAGAGTAATTCTTTCCGTTAGATTTTGTCTGACTGTAAAAAAGTTTTATCATCACGGAGTTAATAATGAAGCAGCTCTCAATTATTTCAATATTGATTGTTTTATCATGGTTACCGGTTTATCAACTGAACTCTCAAACAATATCGGGAGAAATCGGTAATCGAAGTTCTTTCCTTTACAATACAACCGAACAAAACATATATTCAGAATCAGTAAATGACACATTCCGGATTTTGGTTAGCCTTCCGGATAATTATTCATTGAACGAGCAGAAATATCCTGTGCTTTATGTTCTTGATGGTGACATTGCATTCGGAATGGCTGCAAGCATAGCACGTTATCTTCAGATTGGAGATAATATTCCTGAGTTGATTATTGTCGGAATAGGTTATGGGTCGATAGATAAATCAGCCGGAGAAAAACGGAAGCGAGATTACAGACCAACAAGTGCTAACGGAGCAGAAAACTTTTTAAGTTTTCTTGAAGAAGAATTAATTCCTCATATAGATTCGAACTACAGAACAGTTCCAGACGATAGAACAATAAATGGATACTCGATTGGCGGGTTGTTTGGGTTATATTCACTTTTTACCAAACCGGAAATTTTCAGCAGATACATTCTCGGAAGTCCAAGTTTATCCTGGGACGATTATTCGATTTTCAAGTATGAAGAAAATTCACCGGGTAAAATTTCAGATAAAAAGATAAATATTTTTATATCAGTTGGAAGTGAAGAATCTGATGAGAAATATTTTAATCCGATTGATAATCTGGTAACACAGATGCAGGAAAGAAAATATTCCGGAGTAAAACTCGAGGCAAAAGTTTTTGATGGTTCAACACATCTTGCAGGTCCACCGGAATCTTTAACTCACGGACTGCTATCCGTTTTTGGGAAAGAGTAAAACCACTAATTGATAAATTAATCACAGAGAGAAGCGAATAAAAATCTGATGAACAATTAGTTGAAATACTGATAGTAATAGAATTTATCTCACTACTTCTTTCTATTTACTCAATACTACTCTCAGTGATTTTCTCCGTACATCTTTTCGCCCGCAGTAACTTTTAACTTAATATAATTTTGTTTTGGAGGAAGCGGACAGGTTGCGTACTTTGTCAATACACAAGGCGGATTATATGCTTTGTTGAAATCAACGATTACTTTTCCGGTTGAATCAGTTTTACTATCCGTATATAAAAATCTTCCACCGCCATAAGTTTCTTCCCCGCTCGTACCATCAGCAAATATCAGCCAAAATCTGTCACCCGCATCAATTGCATCTAGTTTGTAAGATTGATTGTCTTTTGTAAATACAACGGCTCCGGGCGAAAGTTCTTCATCAATTTGTCCTAAAACATTTGGAACTTCAATTTTCTTCGGTGGATTGTAAACTTCGAAATCAGCAGTTATTCTCCAATCTTCATTGACCGGAAATCGTTTGATTCCGTTAAAGTTTTTTACATCTTGCGATTCAAGATCACGGAAACGAATTCCGTACAGAGTATCACGAACAATCAAATTCCATTTTATCGATCCGTATTGAAAAACAGTCATATCTTTTTTTGTATCACCAATCATTAACATTTCTTTTACTGGTTTTCCATTTAATAAAATTTCAACTCCATCATTTACTTTCATCGTAACAGTTGAATCTTCAAAAACAAAAACACCCATATAATCAGGGACTTTATCTGATTCAATAACAACATCGTTATTTTTTGCAGAGCCGAATTTATTTTCTCCACGATGAAGCCATGTTCTTCCAACAAGATTCAACCAGCCATCATCTGCTTTCAGTCTTTCAATTCTATGCTGATCCCATTTTTTAATTTCGTTTAAATATTCCGGTGATCCTTTGGTTTCGAGTGTTTCTGTATTGCAGGAATAAAAAAATATTATTGAAGTGAATACAAAGATTGAGTATATAAATTTTTTCATCAGTGATTTTCCGGATTTATTTGACGTGTAAAACTACCGTAATGAATAGAAAGTTCAAATGAAAAGTTGCGTTATCTCTGCGGCTAAAATGCTACAGGAGTATAAACAAATTACCTGAGATAAACCATTTTCCTGATTTGAGTGAAGGAGCCAATTTGAAGTTGATAAAAATATATTCCGCTAGCCAAAGCTGAGCCTGATCGGCCTGGTAAGTCAGTTGCGCTGAACTCAATTTCATATTTGCCCGATTGTTTTTCTTCATTCACTAGTGTTACTATTTCATTTCCCAAAACATCATAGACTTTTAGCCTAACAAATGACTGTTCACTAATGAAAAATGATAATGTTGTAGATGGATTAAATGGATTTGGATAATTCTGATATAATTGAAAATCATCAACTGTTTTGGGTTTATCATCAACTGAAACAACAATTGGATAAATTAAGGCAGTTTTATTTTTACCAACTGCTAACCCGGGCCCCCATTCAACACCTCCGCCAGAAATATGAACACGAAATAAATCATTTGTTGTAAGTTGACCTGTATCAAGTATCCATGTTTCTCCTGCGTCAGTCGTTTCCATGATCAATCCGTTATCTCCAACTGTGAAACCAAAGTAACTGACAAGATAAACATCGTTTAAATTTCTATTAATCGGATCAGGATTTTGTTTTTGAATCCATGTAATTCCGCCATCAGTTGTTTTAGCGATGTAACCAGAATTTCCGACTATTAAGCCGTAATATTGATTCCAGAAGTAAACGGAATTCAATTTAACATTCGAAGTAAATTGTTTAGAAAATGTAAATCCATCATAAAGATAAACTGAAGAATCACCAACAAGCCAGACTTTCTCTTCATTATATGGAAAACTTATTTTAACAAAATGTGTTGAATATCCACTTTGTATCACCACTAAATTTGTATCTTCAATTATTCCGATGGTTCCATTGTTTCCACAAACATATCCTTTCGGATTATAAATGTCGTATCCGAAAGCGATGTCATTGATCTGGTCACCCATTGATCCAAGATAATCCCAGCTTTGGCCCTCGTCAGTTGTTTGATAAAGGTTACTATCGGTACCACAAATAAATCCGAAAGAATAATACAAAAAATAAAGTGCTGTAATTGGTGACGGTGTTTGAATTGTTTCCCAAGATCCAGCCCAGAAATAACTTCTGTAAACTTCTGATACCGAACTGGAAGAAACGTAACTTGTCCAGCGATCCACTACGATAACATCTGACAATTTATTTAAGCTATCACCAGGAATCAGAGTACTGATATTTTCCCAAGGCGAGGTTTGCGAATAAAGAAGACCATTAAGGGTCAAAAGAAGAACACTCAACAGTAAGAAGAAATAATTTTTCATTTTTTTTCCTTTCTTTTAGTGTCGATGTTTTAAATCTAACGATTTATGAATGCTAATCCAAATTAAGATGAGCGGAAAAATTTGCATTCTTTCAACAGCTTAATAAGACAAAAGGAAAATTTCAAAATTTTTTACTTTTAAATTTCGATTTCCGGGAACGGATTATTCCACTGCCATCCTGTTTTCTTTGTTTTGCGGTAATGTTCGAGTCGTCGAATGGAAAGTTCAGCGAACAGAGGATCAATTTCCATCGCATAACATTTTCGATTAAGAATTTCAGATGCAAGAAGAGTAACTCCGCTGTGACTGAAAAAATCCGCAACAAGATTATTTTTTTTGCTGCTTGCTTGGATTATTCTTGAAATAGATTTCAACGGTTTTTGAGCATACGCACCGGGAACATTTTCTTCCATTCTGTAAAACACTTGTTGAATATCTACCCAAACATTTCCAGGACGAATAAAGCCAGATTTACTTCGTTCAAAATTGTCAACTACTTTGCCATTAACTTTTTTATAATAACCACCGAGAATTTTTGGAATATCAGTATAAATAACTTTGAAATGAGGATTGCCTTTTGTGTAATAGAGAAGTTCCTGTCTGACTGACATCCAGTTTTTTTGTGTTCCATAACCTCTTTGGTTTCTCATCGTGATGAAACTTCTGCTTTTCAATTCTTCAAACTCTCTCATCATTATCATAAATTCCGGTAATGGCTGAAATCCATCATTCTGATCCGCACCAAGCCAGATATAAAGCGATGAATCTTTATCAAGAACTGATAAAACATTAAAAATCCACTTTCGTGAGAACTCGATGTAATCAATTATACTAATCTTGGAAAGATTTTGAGTGTTGACATTTCCAACAACAACATTGTACGGTGGATCGTTTATAACAAGCTTTGCTTTTTCTTTCCCAAATAGCTTTTTAGTATCTGATATGCTGGTTGCATCAAGCACACCCACTTTGTGCTTTCCTTTCGGATCAATCCAGATATCTCCTCTTTTTAATCTGCAATATGGGAGAATTTTTTTCCTCAATTCATCATTAATATCGAGACGGGTTAATTTTTCTTTTGTGCTTTTTAATTGCGATTTATTCTTTAACATTATTATGAATTAATTGTGTATTTAAAATTAATCAAAAGAGGTTTAAGTCTTTACTAACCATTATTTTTACACTGAAGTTTTTTTGATGTGCAACTAAAGTCGAAACTAAAGCTTCAATTAAATTTTAATTGTATTTTTCAGAAAATGAGCCGCATCCAGAATAAAAATAACCTGCGAATCATAATCGCACGAATTGACCGCATCGGTGATGTTGTTTTATCAACTCCAATCTCACGCGAAATAAAAAGAGTTTATCCGGATAGTTTCGTTTCTGTTCTTGTGAAAAAATACACCAAAGATATTTATCTCAACAATCCTAACGTCGATGATATCATTCTGTATGATGGAGATGATGAAAAAAATCCCAAATCATTCTGGCAATTAGCTGGTGAAATAAGAAGATTAAAATTCACATATGCATTTATGCTTCTGCCCAATGAAAGACTGAACTGGATTTTATTCTTTGCTGGAATTCCGAATCGTATTGGAGTTGGGCATAAGCTTTATCAGTTTTTAAGTTTTTCAAAATACGTTGACAGGAAAAAATATATTCCATTGCGACACGAGGCTGATTACTGTCTTGATATGATTAGAAAAATCGGAATTAAACCAAAAAGTATTAACCCGGAAATCTTTTTATCATCCGAAGAAAAATTGAGAAGAGATGAAATAAAAAAGAAGCTTTCATCTGATTCGCAAATAATAATTGGAATAAATACAACAAGTGGAAAATCGTCACCGAATTTGACCATAGATGAATATAGAAAATTAATTATCAAATTAACTAATGAAAAAAATATTCGGGTTGTTGTAACCGATAACGCTCCTCCGGTTGAAATTCAGAATATTAGTAACGTAATTTATCCCAATGTTGGTTTATCGCTCAGAGATTCAATAATAAATTTCAGTGCTCTGGATGTACTTATCTCAGCAAGTACCGGACCTATGCACATTTGTGCTGCATTAAAAGTTCCTACTATTTCTTTGTTCTGTTCGTTACCAGCATGTTCTCCGAAACTTTGGGGACCGCTTGGAAACAAATCAGAAATAATTTTGCCGGATGAAAATTATTGTCAAACAATTTGTTCAGGAGATCCACACAATTGTGATTTCAGCGGTGAAGGAGGAATTGATTGGGAAATAGTCTATCAGAGAATAAAATCATTTTTGATACAATAATTAGATTTCATTGAAAATGGAAGACAAAAAAATCCCTAATAATCTGACTGTAATTATTGTTTTTATTGCTGCAATGAATCTTCTTATTTACCTGATCACTCAAGTTTTTTTTGCTTATGGAATTTTTCGCGACGAACTTTATTATCTGGCGTGTGCAAACAGACTTGATTTTGGATATGTTGACCATTCGCCGCTATCAATCTGGATACTTGCTTTCTGGAAATTTTTCTTTGGTGATTCAATGTTTGTTATCAGAATAATTCCTGCAATAATCTCTTCCGTTTCTGTTTTTATGATTGGATTGTTTACAATTAGATTAGGTGGAAATAAAATAGCGATCACTATTGCTACGATCCCGTTTATGTTTTCACCGATTTTTCTCGGTATGAATACAATCTACTCAATGAACGTTTTCGATTTTCTCTTCTGGATTTCTTCGTCATATATTTTTCTTAGAATTATTCAAACCAGGGACAAAAAACTCTGGCTGTTGCTTGGAATTGTCATTGGCTTTGGACTACTGAACAAAACAAGCAATCTATGGTTGTGTTCAGGAATTGCGGTGGGAATACTTTTCACTCCATTGAGAAAAGAATTAAAAACAAAATACCCCTATATTGCCATAGCGATTGCATTTTTAATTTTCTCACCATATATATTCTGGAACATCACGCACGACTTTGCCCATCTTGAGTTTATGAGAAATGCGGCCTCCAGAAAGTACGGAGGATTAACTCCTGTTTCTTTTATCCTTGACCAAATATTAATTCTTAATCCGTTATCAATTCTTATATGGTTGCCGGGAATAATTTTTTATTTCTTTAATAAAACAGAGAAGAAATATAGGGCTGTCGGTTTCATCTGGCTTACAACTTTCATTATTCTTTTTATCAATTGGTACAGCAAAGGAGAATACATTGCTGCAGCATACCAAATACTTTTTGCGGGTGGTGCAGTAATGATAGAGAAATGGAGTTTGCAAAAGAGATGGATTAAATATGCAGTAACTGTCCCAGTTATTATAATTGGAATTATGTTCGCACCTTTTGCGCGTCCAATACTCTCGGTGAAAACTTTTCTTGAATATCAGAATGCTATAGGAT is from Ignavibacteriota bacterium and encodes:
- a CDS encoding T9SS type A sorting domain-containing protein — protein: MNRLTMLILILYSGVAFSQSFSSPVINPYNLDNANALNSPSFVDIDDDGDYDCFAGLGNGFTAYYKNNGTISSPAFAIWYWNAFGIFDVGNSAKPAFADIDDDGDYDLYMGEAGFRIVFLRNSSSSNPNFTYISDNPAGISGLGSNVAPVLVDIDDDGDFDLFTGQLDGNILFFRNIGTRFIPSWANSVNNPFGLNDVGSRSKPAFCDIDKDGDYDIFIGNESGDIIFFRNTGTKTTPSFGVSLTNPFELSNVVSNATPTFVDIDNDEKEDLFVGSGNGDTYYFKNITVVSVDEEQNSSFVEVKAYPNPVNNILSISGSYIDLDQTELSVYSILGEKLNLSITKNASNASINFSELTAGIYILVIRNEAVNYTTKIIKTGGGF
- a CDS encoding alpha/beta hydrolase encodes the protein MKQLSIISILIVLSWLPVYQLNSQTISGEIGNRSSFLYNTTEQNIYSESVNDTFRILVSLPDNYSLNEQKYPVLYVLDGDIAFGMAASIARYLQIGDNIPELIIVGIGYGSIDKSAGEKRKRDYRPTSANGAENFLSFLEEELIPHIDSNYRTVPDDRTINGYSIGGLFGLYSLFTKPEIFSRYILGSPSLSWDDYSIFKYEENSPGKISDKKINIFISVGSEESDEKYFNPIDNLVTQMQERKYSGVKLEAKVFDGSTHLAGPPESLTHGLLSVFGKE
- a CDS encoding DUF1684 domain-containing protein, with amino-acid sequence MKKFIYSIFVFTSIIFFYSCNTETLETKGSPEYLNEIKKWDQHRIERLKADDGWLNLVGRTWLHRGENKFGSAKNNDVVIESDKVPDYMGVFVFEDSTVTMKVNDGVEILLNGKPVKEMLMIGDTKKDMTVFQYGSIKWNLIVRDTLYGIRFRDLESQDVKNFNGIKRFPVNEDWRITADFEVYNPPKKIEVPNVLGQIDEELSPGAVVFTKDNQSYKLDAIDAGDRFWLIFADGTSGEETYGGGRFLYTDSKTDSTGKVIVDFNKAYNPPCVLTKYATCPLPPKQNYIKLKVTAGEKMYGENH
- a CDS encoding site-specific DNA-methyltransferase, which produces MLKNKSQLKSTKEKLTRLDINDELRKKILPYCRLKRGDIWIDPKGKHKVGVLDATSISDTKKLFGKEKAKLVINDPPYNVVVGNVNTQNLSKISIIDYIEFSRKWIFNVLSVLDKDSSLYIWLGADQNDGFQPLPEFMIMMREFEELKSRSFITMRNQRGYGTQKNWMSVRQELLYYTKGNPHFKVIYTDIPKILGGYYKKVNGKVVDNFERSKSGFIRPGNVWVDIQQVFYRMEENVPGAYAQKPLKSISRIIQASSKKNNLVADFFSHSGVTLLASEILNRKCYAMEIDPLFAELSIRRLEHYRKTKKTGWQWNNPFPEIEI
- a CDS encoding glycosyltransferase family 39 protein, with amino-acid sequence MEDKKIPNNLTVIIVFIAAMNLLIYLITQVFFAYGIFRDELYYLACANRLDFGYVDHSPLSIWILAFWKFFFGDSMFVIRIIPAIISSVSVFMIGLFTIRLGGNKIAITIATIPFMFSPIFLGMNTIYSMNVFDFLFWISSSYIFLRIIQTRDKKLWLLLGIVIGFGLLNKTSNLWLCSGIAVGILFTPLRKELKTKYPYIAIAIAFLIFSPYIFWNITHDFAHLEFMRNAASRKYGGLTPVSFILDQILILNPLSILIWLPGIIFYFFNKTEKKYRAVGFIWLTTFIILFINWYSKGEYIAAAYQILFAGGAVMIEKWSLQKRWIKYAVTVPVIIIGIMFAPFARPILSVKTFLEYQNAIGLKPPSNEGHETVLPQFYSDMFGWEDLARNVSDVYQSLPEKERKNTVVYCGNYGEAGAIEYYSKKYPLPEVICPHNNYWYWWTDDNINTTIIIIGGELEEHLEALEEVYKAGFHQTKFAMPYENSLPIYIGRRLKISLEEIRRSDKIFI
- a CDS encoding T9SS type A sorting domain-containing protein, whose translation is MKNYFFLLLSVLLLTLNGLLYSQTSPWENISTLIPGDSLNKLSDVIVVDRWTSYVSSSSVSEVYRSYFWAGSWETIQTPSPITALYFLYYSFGFICGTDSNLYQTTDEGQSWDYLGSMGDQINDIAFGYDIYNPKGYVCGNNGTIGIIEDTNLVVIQSGYSTHFVKISFPYNEEKVWLVGDSSVYLYDGFTFSKQFTSNVKLNSVYFWNQYYGLIVGNSGYIAKTTDGGITWIQKQNPDPINRNLNDVYLVSYFGFTVGDNGLIMETTDAGETWILDTGQLTTNDLFRVHISGGGVEWGPGLAVGKNKTALIYPIVVSVDDKPKTVDDFQLYQNYPNPFNPSTTLSFFISEQSFVRLKVYDVLGNEIVTLVNEEKQSGKYEIEFSATDLPGRSGSALASGIYFYQLQIGSFTQIRKMVYLR
- a CDS encoding glycosyltransferase family 9 protein yields the protein MSRIQNKNNLRIIIARIDRIGDVVLSTPISREIKRVYPDSFVSVLVKKYTKDIYLNNPNVDDIILYDGDDEKNPKSFWQLAGEIRRLKFTYAFMLLPNERLNWILFFAGIPNRIGVGHKLYQFLSFSKYVDRKKYIPLRHEADYCLDMIRKIGIKPKSINPEIFLSSEEKLRRDEIKKKLSSDSQIIIGINTTSGKSSPNLTIDEYRKLIIKLTNEKNIRVVVTDNAPPVEIQNISNVIYPNVGLSLRDSIINFSALDVLISASTGPMHICAALKVPTISLFCSLPACSPKLWGPLGNKSEIILPDENYCQTICSGDPHNCDFSGEGGIDWEIVYQRIKSFLIQ